In the Candidatus Cloacimonas acidaminovorans str. Evry genome, one interval contains:
- a CDS encoding ribosomal maturation YjgA family protein: MVIVLSAILGIGSRKYGNYLPNFMAEYTGDTMWALAFYALFWMFFPRKRNWEIALLTFDFSCLIELSQLWHPVWLEKIRSTIIGGLLLGFGFRYTDLFCYFAGCLLGFLIFSLGKSRRSNKKLFGEATCL; this comes from the coding sequence CGTAAATATGGAAATTATCTGCCGAATTTTATGGCAGAATATACCGGTGATACAATGTGGGCATTAGCTTTTTATGCTTTATTCTGGATGTTTTTTCCCCGTAAAAGGAATTGGGAGATTGCTTTGTTAACCTTTGATTTTTCCTGCTTAATTGAACTTAGCCAATTGTGGCATCCTGTATGGCTGGAAAAAATCCGTTCCACTATTATCGGTGGTTTACTTTTAGGTTTTGGTTTTCGTTATACTGACCTTTTTTGTTATTTTGCCGGTTGTCTTTTGGGTTTTCTTATTTTTTCTTTAGGTAAAAGCAGGAGAAGCAATAAAAAGCTATTTGGGGAGGCAACTTGCTTATAA
- the dapA gene encoding 4-hydroxy-tetrahydrodipicolinate synthase, which translates to MLQGTYVALITPFKNGSIDWTALEDLIQFHLDNGTTGILLLGTTAETSALASDEKDALLRFALKKIDGKLPVIIGTGTNNLHQTLASTQKAKELGADYALVITPYYIKPTQKGMLEYFGIIASKIDIPIVIYNVPGRTGVNITAATTVELAKTYPNIVGIKDASGNLVQVTQIVRDAPENFSVMCGEDALNLPLIAIGAKGTISVTANVAPKLMSEHIATCLKGDFITAAKQHQYLARLNEMMFIETNPIPAKEALAMMGKITLAFRSPMCPLMENNRALLKQCLQDYKLI; encoded by the coding sequence ATGCTGCAAGGAACTTATGTTGCCCTCATTACACCCTTTAAAAATGGCAGTATTGACTGGACTGCTTTAGAAGACCTGATTCAGTTTCATCTGGATAATGGAACAACAGGTATTTTACTTTTAGGAACAACTGCTGAAACAAGCGCTCTGGCTTCCGATGAAAAAGATGCTCTTTTGCGTTTTGCTCTGAAAAAAATTGACGGAAAGTTACCTGTTATAATTGGCACCGGAACAAACAATTTACATCAGACCCTGGCTTCCACGCAAAAAGCAAAAGAATTAGGAGCTGATTATGCTTTGGTTATTACTCCCTATTACATCAAGCCCACGCAAAAAGGGATGTTGGAATACTTTGGCATCATTGCTTCCAAAATTGATATTCCCATTGTGATTTATAATGTCCCCGGTAGAACAGGAGTGAATATTACTGCTGCTACCACTGTTGAATTGGCAAAGACCTATCCCAATATTGTCGGTATTAAAGATGCCAGCGGAAATTTAGTGCAGGTAACGCAAATTGTGCGTGACGCTCCGGAAAATTTTTCCGTGATGTGCGGTGAAGATGCTTTGAACCTTCCTTTAATTGCTATTGGAGCTAAAGGAACTATTTCTGTTACCGCTAATGTAGCTCCAAAACTGATGAGTGAACATATTGCCACCTGTTTGAAGGGTGATTTTATTACAGCAGCCAAACAGCATCAATATTTGGCTCGCTTAAATGAAATGATGTTTATTGAAACCAATCCTATTCCCGCGAAAGAGGCACTGGCAATGATGGGAAAAATTACTTTGGCATTTCGCAGTCCGATGTGTCCTCTAATGGAAAACAATCGTGCTCTGCTAAAACAATGTCTGCAGGACTATAAACTGATATAA